One genomic window of Methanosalsum zhilinae DSM 4017 includes the following:
- a CDS encoding ethylbenzene dehydrogenase-related protein: protein MTGYNGSYKISRIHRIACTLFLFAAILTAFSIGAAADEVPVDRETIDLNIKAAYNDENIHFLFEFDSAQMQYPGIYHDYYRFEDGEWVRDGYNEDRMTMLLGGHQVNYFDTLGCFVTCHDDVRFMPDSPSAEEVGAHEYLGGVLGVSDVRKYIPETRGDPLSWDNIVSQEELDQLREDGVFLDLIHWRAHRSNPVGYSDSQHILEFRHSDTGQSPYYTNWDDDNDRPAYMFDPEVTGFVALDWEDVRDRNLGMDDYYYLAEEFAVPFDSEYEWQEGDTIPRRIITAPTESRGQITADGTWSEGTWTVELVRKLDTGYQLEDLALSEGEVYYISPAVHIGDTSGRDHYVTWGHSLGIGTEADVEAVRFTGQSPEWNEVPGTTISLFYPSVFSYASLFDGELHGTGIVCTEAGAPVPHGAERMGEFGFELERSLAEPVDPEPEPEPEPEPVPGFGVLLAISGTLAAVYLMAKIK, encoded by the coding sequence ATGACAGGATATAACGGCTCTTATAAGATTTCCCGAATACATCGCATAGCCTGCACTTTATTTCTCTTTGCAGCAATACTGACTGCTTTTAGCATAGGTGCAGCTGCTGATGAGGTTCCGGTGGATAGGGAAACGATTGACCTGAATATAAAGGCCGCATACAATGATGAAAACATTCATTTTCTGTTTGAATTCGATTCTGCACAGATGCAGTATCCAGGAATTTATCATGACTACTACAGATTTGAAGATGGTGAATGGGTAAGGGACGGATACAATGAGGACCGGATGACCATGCTGCTTGGTGGGCATCAGGTAAACTATTTTGATACACTTGGATGTTTTGTAACCTGCCATGACGATGTAAGATTCATGCCGGATTCTCCATCTGCTGAAGAGGTAGGGGCTCATGAGTATCTTGGCGGCGTGCTTGGTGTAAGTGATGTACGCAAGTACATTCCCGAGACCAGGGGCGACCCTCTAAGCTGGGACAACATCGTATCCCAGGAGGAACTTGACCAGTTAAGAGAAGATGGAGTTTTCCTTGACCTGATTCACTGGCGGGCTCACAGAAGCAATCCGGTTGGATACTCTGATTCACAGCATATACTTGAATTCCGTCATAGTGATACTGGCCAGTCTCCATACTATACGAACTGGGATGATGATAATGACCGGCCTGCATACATGTTCGATCCTGAAGTAACCGGATTTGTAGCACTGGACTGGGAGGATGTACGGGACAGAAACCTGGGGATGGATGACTATTATTACCTGGCAGAGGAATTTGCAGTACCTTTTGACTCTGAATATGAGTGGCAGGAAGGAGATACAATTCCCCGGCGGATCATCACAGCTCCAACTGAAAGCAGAGGACAGATCACAGCAGATGGTACATGGAGTGAAGGTACCTGGACTGTGGAACTTGTAAGAAAACTGGATACCGGATATCAGCTGGAAGATTTAGCTTTATCCGAAGGTGAGGTCTATTACATATCTCCTGCAGTTCATATAGGTGATACATCAGGAAGGGACCATTATGTTACCTGGGGACATTCCCTTGGAATTGGAACTGAAGCTGATGTGGAGGCTGTAAGGTTTACTGGTCAGTCTCCTGAATGGAATGAAGTACCGGGTACAACTATAAGCCTGTTCTATCCGAGTGTGTTTAGCTATGCATCACTCTTTGATGGCGAATTACATGGTACAGGAATTGTATGCACTGAAGCAGGAGCCCCTGTCCCGCATGGTGCTGAGAGAATGGGAGAGTTTGGTTTTGAACTTGAACGAAGTCTTGCAGAACCGGTAGATCCCGAACCTGAACCCGAGCCGGAGCCTGAACCTGTGCCCGGATTCGGAGTATTGCTTGCAATTTCAGGGACACTGGCTGCAGTTTACTTGATGGCGAAAATAAAATAA
- a CDS encoding anaerobic ribonucleoside-triphosphate reductase activating protein, protein MKINYSGSVSVSTVDWYGRASVVLFFRECPFRCPYCQNYDLLAVSEPVDISEAEQDIIKATPFVSSVVFSGGEPMMHIDAVVHLASFAKERDLLVGIETNGFFEDNICTLAEKGLVDRFFVDIKAPPDNPHLYRKIAGLGAAGSVKCDSGEIVRRLQGSIECILEAGVQLEMRTTVFRDLIETPEEISSIARWIAEHAGRDVDYVIQQGITENAMSENIRNTLPLNRDELLKLGQHARRYLNNVWIRSKEHGNEKI, encoded by the coding sequence ATGAAGATAAACTATTCAGGCTCTGTTTCCGTATCAACAGTTGACTGGTATGGCAGAGCTTCTGTTGTCCTTTTTTTCAGGGAATGTCCCTTCAGGTGCCCCTACTGTCAGAATTATGATCTTCTGGCAGTATCTGAACCAGTGGATATTTCAGAAGCAGAGCAGGATATTATAAAGGCCACTCCTTTTGTCAGCAGTGTTGTTTTCTCAGGCGGAGAACCGATGATGCATATTGATGCTGTAGTTCACCTGGCCTCATTTGCAAAGGAAAGGGATCTGCTGGTGGGTATTGAAACCAATGGCTTCTTTGAGGATAACATCTGCACTCTGGCGGAGAAAGGACTTGTGGATAGATTTTTTGTTGATATCAAGGCACCTCCTGACAATCCTCATCTCTACAGAAAGATTGCAGGACTTGGTGCGGCTGGAAGTGTGAAGTGTGATTCTGGAGAAATTGTCAGGAGACTGCAGGGGTCGATTGAATGTATTCTGGAAGCCGGTGTACAGTTGGAGATGCGTACCACCGTTTTCAGGGATCTGATCGAAACTCCGGAGGAGATATCATCCATTGCCAGATGGATTGCAGAACATGCAGGCAGAGATGTGGATTATGTTATCCAGCAGGGAATAACAGAAAATGCAATGTCTGAGAATATCCGGAATACCCTTCCTCTCAACCGGGATGAACTTCTGAAATTAGGCCAGCATGCCCGCCGGTATCTTAATAATGTATGGATTCGTTCAAAGGAACACGGAAATGAAAAAATCTGA
- a CDS encoding PAS domain S-box protein, whose translation MISEAYTYCRIILDENGFPCDYEFLEVNPAFERMTELKASDIKGKMATELFLGTRDEDFDWIGLYGEVALTGSEKELEKYFSSTGRVYRINVYSPEKYYFVTLFTDISGTDERYHRLAENLGDIIYRYDFFPERGFSYVSQAAASIIGYTPEEHYQDPDLAMKVIHPEDRELFESYVRGEFPIDGPITFRWIHKNGSTVWIEQKNIPVYGPEGNLIALEGVARDISQRKETEKREKHLKQVLMAIRNVNQLITKETDPEVLIEKACGNLTETLGYYNAWIALMDDDQNIILTASSGFDNGFEKLESEMAAGKYPVCMQKVLERDDVIIIDDHLVNCKSCPLEVEYIDHAAMCYRLQFADKIYGIITVSVPVEYSRLKEEHHLFKEVADDLGFALHKIEMEKKRRWMEEELRNREEKLKKIFEIMPVGLWFADEKGQILLDNPAGARIWGGEPVVKPEDSETSRVHRYPSGEELRPDDWALVRTLNKGEKVADEILEIDSFDAKRKIIFNYTAPIFNEQEDVEGAVIVSQDITDLKETERMLKERIKELICISAVSQDMVKNMSVEEFCVRTADHLSKAMQYPEMASCAIEIDGSMYSAGESMPDMDNCLHAEIMADGDFMGYLHVCYLQNKPFLLPDEQNLINSVAYMIGTWLEKKQTQKSLMNSDRIFRHAQDMLCIAGFDGYFKVLNPSWSKTLGWSTEELLSRPWIEFVHPDDRRMTEQAKTTLVDGQEIYQLENRYMCSDGTFRWLSWNSYPYREENIMFGVARDITGQKRREERLEMVNRCLLDLTGDFTFNVNSITSLAGELLGGSCALYNRYDRENHQLVTIGKWNTPPDFQDKDTPEGHICYDAIIQGNDTLYISDISQTKYAWTDPNVKKYDIVSYAGHVVKHESEPAGILCVVFTREYHLTEDDRRLLGILASALGSEENRFHYTRKLRENEQRFRKVAESVADGIWDLDLKTSRAYFSDRYYEMLGYSPGEFEPSYESWKSMIHPDDIEYAEKALLGYLEGDIPEYNVEFRMKNKSGGWTWIQSRGKISQRDEYGNPQRIIGSHIDITEHKKLEEMNKNELIVKEVHHRVKNNLQVIASLLNMQSRNFDDEKVKAAFKDSQNRVKSMSLAHEKLYGSENLASIEISDYIKSLVNYIFQTYDTGKGNIKIHMSSDTAYLSMDIIVPLALILNEIITNSLKHAFPDEREGTISVDFRVRDDECLLQVSDDGVGISSDFDIESSNSLGLRVVNMLIQQLQGTIERYDSNGTDYVIRFKK comes from the coding sequence ATGATTTCAGAAGCTTATACATACTGCAGAATAATCCTTGATGAAAACGGGTTTCCCTGTGATTATGAATTCCTTGAGGTAAATCCCGCTTTTGAAAGGATGACGGAGCTTAAGGCTTCAGATATTAAGGGGAAAATGGCAACTGAATTATTTTTAGGGACCAGGGACGAGGATTTTGACTGGATTGGTCTTTATGGAGAGGTTGCATTAACTGGTAGTGAAAAAGAGCTTGAAAAATATTTCAGTTCTACCGGTAGGGTATACAGAATCAATGTGTATTCACCTGAGAAATACTATTTTGTAACACTGTTCACCGATATCTCAGGAACCGATGAGAGATATCACAGGCTTGCAGAGAATCTGGGAGATATCATCTATCGTTATGACTTCTTTCCAGAACGCGGCTTTAGCTATGTCAGTCAGGCGGCAGCTTCTATAATAGGATATACACCAGAAGAACATTACCAGGATCCTGATCTTGCAATGAAAGTGATTCATCCAGAAGACCGTGAGCTGTTTGAATCATATGTAAGGGGCGAATTTCCAATAGATGGTCCTATCACATTTAGATGGATACACAAAAATGGCAGTACTGTCTGGATCGAACAGAAGAATATACCTGTTTATGGCCCGGAAGGAAACCTGATTGCACTGGAAGGTGTTGCCAGGGATATCTCACAACGCAAGGAAACAGAAAAACGGGAAAAACATCTCAAACAGGTACTTATGGCTATAAGAAACGTCAATCAGCTGATCACAAAGGAAACTGATCCTGAGGTTCTGATTGAGAAAGCATGCGGGAATCTGACTGAAACTCTGGGATACTACAATGCATGGATAGCTCTGATGGATGATGATCAGAATATTATATTAACTGCTTCATCAGGTTTTGATAATGGTTTTGAGAAACTGGAATCGGAGATGGCTGCAGGCAAATATCCTGTATGCATGCAGAAAGTCCTTGAAAGGGATGATGTCATCATAATAGATGATCATCTGGTAAATTGCAAGTCATGTCCACTGGAAGTTGAGTACATTGACCATGCTGCCATGTGTTATAGACTCCAGTTTGCTGATAAAATATATGGCATAATTACAGTTTCTGTGCCGGTTGAATATTCCCGGTTAAAAGAAGAACATCATCTGTTCAAGGAAGTGGCAGATGATCTTGGCTTTGCACTTCATAAGATCGAAATGGAAAAGAAACGCAGATGGATGGAAGAAGAGCTTAGAAATCGTGAAGAGAAACTTAAAAAAATCTTTGAAATCATGCCGGTTGGTCTCTGGTTTGCAGATGAGAAGGGTCAGATACTGCTGGATAATCCTGCAGGTGCCAGGATATGGGGCGGGGAGCCTGTGGTAAAGCCTGAAGATAGTGAAACATCCAGAGTACACCGGTATCCTTCCGGTGAAGAGCTAAGACCTGATGACTGGGCACTTGTGCGTACCTTAAATAAGGGTGAAAAAGTTGCTGATGAGATACTTGAAATCGATTCCTTTGACGCAAAGAGGAAGATAATTTTCAATTATACTGCACCTATATTCAATGAACAGGAAGATGTGGAAGGTGCAGTTATTGTTAGTCAGGATATTACCGATCTTAAAGAAACTGAAAGAATGCTGAAGGAGAGGATCAAGGAACTGATCTGTATTTCAGCTGTCAGCCAGGATATGGTAAAGAACATGTCTGTTGAAGAATTCTGTGTAAGAACTGCAGATCATCTCTCAAAGGCAATGCAGTATCCTGAAATGGCATCATGTGCCATTGAGATCGATGGCAGTATGTACTCTGCTGGGGAAAGTATGCCTGATATGGATAACTGCCTTCATGCAGAGATAATGGCAGATGGTGATTTCATGGGATATCTGCATGTATGCTATCTCCAGAATAAGCCATTCCTTCTTCCTGATGAACAGAATCTGATAAACAGCGTAGCTTATATGATCGGAACATGGCTTGAGAAAAAACAGACGCAGAAATCTCTTATGAACAGTGACCGGATATTCAGACATGCACAGGATATGCTCTGCATTGCAGGCTTTGACGGATATTTCAAGGTACTGAATCCTTCCTGGTCAAAGACACTTGGATGGAGCACTGAAGAGCTTCTTTCCAGGCCATGGATCGAGTTTGTGCATCCTGATGACAGGAGGATGACAGAGCAGGCCAAAACCACTCTCGTTGATGGCCAGGAGATATATCAGCTTGAGAACAGGTATATGTGCAGTGATGGTACATTCAGATGGCTTTCCTGGAATTCCTATCCCTACAGGGAAGAAAATATCATGTTTGGCGTTGCCCGGGATATCACTGGCCAAAAAAGGAGGGAAGAGAGACTTGAAATGGTCAACAGGTGTCTTTTGGACCTGACAGGTGATTTTACTTTCAATGTGAATTCAATAACCTCACTTGCCGGTGAACTGCTGGGCGGGTCGTGTGCTCTTTATAACAGATATGATCGCGAAAATCATCAGCTTGTTACCATTGGCAAATGGAACACTCCTCCCGATTTTCAGGATAAGGATACACCTGAGGGCCATATCTGCTATGATGCGATTATTCAGGGCAATGATACCCTCTACATATCTGACATCTCCCAAACAAAGTATGCCTGGACCGATCCTAATGTAAAAAAATATGACATTGTTTCCTATGCAGGTCATGTGGTAAAACATGAAAGTGAACCAGCTGGAATACTCTGTGTTGTATTTACCCGGGAATATCATCTAACCGAAGATGACAGGAGGCTTCTTGGGATACTAGCATCTGCCCTGGGTTCTGAAGAGAACCGTTTCCATTATACCAGAAAGCTGAGGGAAAATGAACAACGATTTCGCAAAGTTGCAGAATCAGTAGCTGATGGTATATGGGATCTTGATCTTAAAACCAGCAGAGCATATTTTAGTGACCGCTACTATGAAATGCTTGGCTATAGCCCAGGAGAATTTGAACCATCCTATGAAAGCTGGAAATCTATGATCCATCCAGATGACATTGAATATGCAGAAAAAGCCCTTCTTGGCTATCTGGAGGGTGATATACCCGAGTATAATGTGGAATTTAGGATGAAGAATAAATCCGGTGGCTGGACCTGGATACAGTCGCGGGGAAAGATCTCTCAGCGGGATGAATATGGAAACCCCCAGAGGATCATAGGAAGTCATATTGATATCACCGAACACAAGAAGCTTGAGGAAATGAACAAAAACGAGCTCATAGTAAAGGAAGTTCATCACAGGGTAAAAAATAACCTTCAGGTAATAGCAAGCTTGCTCAATATGCAGTCCAGGAACTTTGATGATGAGAAGGTAAAAGCTGCTTTCAAGGACAGTCAGAACCGGGTAAAATCAATGTCTCTTGCACATGAAAAACTGTATGGCTCTGAAAATCTTGCAAGTATTGAAATATCGGATTACATTAAAAGTCTGGTGAATTATATTTTCCAGACATATGATACAGGAAAGGGAAACATCAAAATCCACATGTCTTCAGACACTGCATACCTGAGCATGGATATAATCGTACCCCTTGCCCTTATTTTGAATGAAATCATCACAAATTCCTTAAAGCATGCATTCCCGGATGAAAGAGAGGGAACTATCTCAGTTGACTTCCGGGTTAGGGATGATGAGTGCCTGCTGCAGGTAAGTGATGATGGCGTTGGAATTTCGAGTGATTTTGATATTGAATCCTCCAATTCACTTGGACTCAGAGTGGTCAATATGCTGATACAGCAGCTTCAGGGAACAATTGAAAGGTACGATTCCAATGGTACAGATTATGTGATCAGGTTTAAAAAGTGA
- a CDS encoding PLDc N-terminal domain-containing protein: MFMDQIGIPLFGIFFFAVFIFGTIFWIWMLVDCALNEPSEGNDKLVWVVIIVFTHLIGALIYFLIRRPQRKRIHGR, from the coding sequence ATGTTCATGGATCAAATTGGCATTCCACTATTTGGAATCTTTTTCTTTGCAGTATTTATTTTTGGAACAATCTTCTGGATATGGATGCTTGTAGATTGTGCCCTCAATGAGCCATCTGAAGGAAATGATAAACTGGTCTGGGTTGTGATTATAGTATTCACACACCTGATTGGGGCATTGATATATTTCCTGATAAGGCGGCCACAGAGAAAAAGGATTCATGGCAGATGA
- a CDS encoding aldolase, whose product MWQEISKYGNKLVQQGLVESHFGNISIRDGERIFITARGYALDEITEDGVVEVDVNSPTDRDLMSSTETIVHRAIYQQSRARAVIHAHCPFSVVESLLSDTGLIEPLDSEGKCFLKNIPVIRGQMGSEELAHNAGMALSDHNAVIVHGHGTFATGSSLKEAYVITTQIEHSCRIRYWYDLARKYC is encoded by the coding sequence ATGTGGCAGGAAATATCAAAGTACGGGAATAAACTTGTTCAGCAGGGTCTGGTTGAATCCCACTTCGGAAATATCAGTATAAGGGATGGCGAGCGTATATTTATAACTGCAAGAGGATACGCCCTTGATGAAATTACAGAGGATGGTGTTGTGGAGGTTGACGTGAATTCTCCCACAGACCGTGATCTCATGTCTTCCACAGAGACCATTGTACACCGGGCTATCTATCAGCAGTCCCGGGCACGTGCTGTGATCCATGCGCACTGTCCCTTTTCTGTTGTAGAGTCCCTGCTATCTGATACGGGTCTGATAGAGCCACTGGACAGTGAAGGAAAATGTTTTCTGAAGAATATTCCGGTGATAAGGGGACAGATGGGATCAGAGGAGCTTGCACACAATGCCGGTATGGCGCTTTCGGATCACAATGCTGTAATTGTACATGGGCATGGTACGTTTGCAACAGGCAGCAGTTTAAAGGAAGCCTATGTAATAACCACACAGATCGAGCATTCATGTCGTATCAGGTACTGGTATGACCTTGCAAGGAAATATTGTTAA
- a CDS encoding catalase, which produces MNEKKKTNTMTTGFGIPVGDDQNSLTAGERGPVLMQDVHLLDKLSHFDRERIPERVVHAKGAGAGGYFEVTEDVSKYTKAAFLSEVGKKTEVFARFSTVGGEKGSADAARDPRGFAVKFYTEEGNYDFVGNNTPVFFIRDPLKFPDFIHTQKRHPATNCKDADMFWDFLSLTPESTHQVTILFSDRGTPATYRNMNGYSSHTYKWYNEDGEYFWVQYHFKTDQGIENLTREEAEKMSATDPDHATRDLYEAIERGDYPSWTLEMQIMTPEEAEEYRFDITDITKVWPHGDFPTIKIGKLVLNRNPDNYFAEVEQAAFSPANLVPGIGISPDKMLQARVFSYHDTHIHRLGPNYNLIPVNRPKNSPENSYQRDGFMRVDGNGGSGPNYWPNSFNGPSPDPDALEPPFEVSGLAQRTPYTHPNDDFVQPGNLYRDVMDDEARTHLVGNIVSHLSGAVKRIQLRQAALFFKADPDYGTRVAEGLGLDVQKVKELAEMTKEERAKATEE; this is translated from the coding sequence ATGAACGAAAAAAAGAAAACTAATACCATGACCACTGGTTTTGGAATACCGGTTGGTGATGATCAAAACAGCCTTACCGCAGGTGAAAGGGGTCCGGTCCTCATGCAGGATGTTCATCTGCTGGATAAACTAAGCCATTTTGATCGTGAAAGGATACCTGAGCGCGTAGTTCATGCAAAGGGTGCCGGAGCTGGTGGATATTTTGAAGTGACTGAAGACGTGAGCAAATATACAAAGGCAGCATTTCTCTCAGAGGTTGGAAAGAAAACAGAGGTCTTTGCAAGATTTTCCACGGTTGGCGGAGAAAAGGGGTCAGCTGATGCTGCTCGTGACCCGCGTGGATTTGCCGTGAAGTTCTATACAGAGGAAGGTAATTATGACTTTGTTGGAAACAATACACCTGTGTTTTTTATCAGGGATCCTCTAAAATTTCCGGACTTCATCCATACACAGAAAAGACATCCTGCAACCAATTGCAAGGATGCGGACATGTTCTGGGACTTTCTGTCCCTGACCCCGGAATCAACACACCAGGTAACTATCCTGTTCTCAGACCGGGGAACACCTGCAACATATCGTAATATGAACGGTTATTCGAGCCATACCTACAAATGGTACAATGAAGATGGAGAATACTTCTGGGTCCAATATCATTTCAAAACGGATCAGGGAATAGAGAACCTTACACGTGAAGAAGCAGAGAAAATGAGCGCAACTGATCCGGATCATGCAACCCGTGACCTCTATGAAGCCATTGAAAGGGGAGATTATCCTTCATGGACTCTTGAAATGCAGATAATGACACCAGAAGAAGCTGAAGAGTATCGTTTCGATATAACAGATATTACCAAGGTCTGGCCGCATGGTGACTTTCCTACAATAAAGATCGGCAAGCTCGTCCTCAACCGTAACCCTGATAACTATTTTGCTGAAGTTGAGCAGGCAGCATTCAGCCCTGCAAACCTGGTCCCCGGAATTGGTATATCACCTGACAAAATGCTGCAGGCAAGGGTATTTTCATACCACGACACACACATCCACAGGCTTGGGCCAAACTACAATCTGATCCCTGTGAACAGACCAAAGAACTCTCCTGAAAACAGTTATCAGCGTGACGGATTCATGCGTGTTGATGGAAATGGTGGAAGCGGGCCAAACTACTGGCCAAACAGTTTCAACGGGCCTTCACCTGATCCAGATGCTCTTGAGCCACCATTTGAAGTTTCAGGTCTTGCACAGCGAACACCCTACACCCATCCAAACGATGACTTTGTCCAGCCTGGAAACCTGTACCGTGATGTTATGGATGATGAGGCCAGGACCCATCTTGTAGGTAATATTGTATCACACCTCTCAGGTGCAGTAAAGCGCATACAGCTCAGACAGGCAGCCCTTTTCTTCAAAGCAGACCCGGATTACGGAACAAGAGTAGCTGAAGGGCTTGGACTTGATGTACAGAAAGTTAAGGAACTGGCTGAGATGACAAAGGAAGAACGGGCAAAGGCTACTGAAGAATAA
- a CDS encoding sodium/glutamate symporter has protein sequence MSASMVGMSFLLLGLILLAGKWIRLMSPPLQKLFIPSSLIGGFLALFLGPDVLGQVAVGMGYENSLLSDGLFPEDILNVWAALPALFINIIFATLFLGKKIPSLREIWIIAGPQVAHGQTMAWGQYVFGILVTLLILTPFFAVNPMAGALIEIGFEGGHGTAAGMAGTFEELGFAEGGDLAIGLATIGILFGVVFGIVLLNYGIRKGDSNVLKDPDELQLDKLQQAGIVDFDARESAGKITTRPESIEPLSLHFAYIGVAIGIGYLLLQGFIFLEEITWGQMTDVYLLRYIPLFPLAMIGGIILQIFLDRFDVHQTLDRNIMMRIQGLSLDILIVSAIATLSLAVIGDNLAPFIILGVVGIVWNVVAYIYLAPRMIPTYWFERGIGNFGQSMGMTASGLLLMKIADPENKSPALESFGYKQLMFEPVVGGGIFTAASVPLIFQFGPVPVLIFAAVLMAFWIWLGIFHFGRK, from the coding sequence ATGTCTGCTTCAATGGTTGGGATGAGTTTTCTGTTACTGGGTTTGATTTTGCTTGCAGGAAAATGGATTCGCTTAATGTCTCCTCCTCTCCAGAAACTCTTCATTCCAAGTTCACTGATTGGAGGATTTCTGGCTCTGTTTCTTGGTCCCGATGTTCTTGGGCAAGTTGCTGTCGGGATGGGATATGAAAATTCCCTGCTCTCAGACGGACTTTTTCCTGAGGATATTCTGAATGTATGGGCAGCCCTGCCAGCACTTTTTATAAACATCATATTTGCAACACTCTTTCTTGGAAAAAAGATTCCCAGCCTGCGTGAGATCTGGATTATCGCAGGGCCTCAGGTGGCACACGGGCAGACAATGGCCTGGGGTCAGTATGTTTTTGGGATACTGGTTACTCTTCTGATCCTTACTCCATTTTTTGCAGTAAATCCTATGGCAGGTGCCTTGATTGAAATTGGTTTTGAAGGAGGTCATGGAACAGCGGCAGGTATGGCAGGAACCTTTGAAGAACTTGGATTTGCTGAAGGAGGGGATCTGGCAATAGGCCTTGCAACTATTGGTATTCTGTTTGGAGTTGTTTTTGGGATAGTACTTTTAAATTATGGAATTAGAAAAGGTGATTCAAATGTGCTCAAGGATCCTGATGAACTCCAGCTGGATAAACTGCAGCAGGCAGGTATTGTTGATTTTGATGCCAGGGAATCTGCAGGTAAAATAACTACACGTCCTGAATCGATTGAACCACTCTCCCTTCATTTTGCCTATATCGGAGTTGCAATTGGTATTGGATATCTTCTTCTCCAGGGTTTTATTTTTCTGGAGGAGATTACCTGGGGCCAGATGACTGATGTATACCTGCTGAGATACATTCCGTTATTTCCTCTGGCAATGATCGGTGGTATTATTCTCCAGATATTTCTGGACAGATTTGATGTCCACCAGACGCTTGATCGAAATATAATGATGAGGATACAGGGTCTTTCTCTGGACATTTTGATCGTGAGTGCAATTGCAACACTCTCTCTTGCAGTAATCGGTGATAACCTGGCACCATTCATCATTCTTGGAGTTGTTGGTATTGTCTGGAATGTGGTTGCATATATTTACCTGGCACCCAGAATGATTCCCACGTACTGGTTTGAAAGGGGTATCGGTAATTTTGGCCAGTCAATGGGTATGACTGCAAGCGGTCTTCTGCTGATGAAAATAGCAGATCCGGAAAATAAATCTCCTGCTCTTGAAAGTTTTGGATATAAACAGCTGATGTTTGAGCCTGTTGTAGGTGGGGGAATTTTTACAGCAGCCTCGGTGCCACTGATATTCCAGTTTGGCCCGGTACCGGTGCTCATCTTTGCAGCTGTGCTGATGGCATTCTGGATATGGCTTGGAATATTCCATTTTGGCAGAAAATGA